From Jeotgalibaca dankookensis, one genomic window encodes:
- the hisS gene encoding histidine--tRNA ligase: protein MIQKPKGTADIYLENMDIWHYIEETARILMHDYRFTEIRTPMFESYDLFSRSVGDTSDIVSKEMYVFEDKGNRQMALKPEGTAPIVRAYVENKLFGPEFPKPLKLYYMSPMFRYERPQSGRSRQFHQLGVEVIGSTNPAVDVETMALAWDLLQEIGITDIKLVINSLGRKEERIKFREALIAFLEPHFDDLSEDSKIRLHQNPLRVLDSKDRKDQEIVKGAPSIFDFLSQESKKHFETVQTMLKELAIPFEIDSNMVRGLDYYQDTIFEIMTTSKVFGSETTICGGGRYDGLIQEIGGPDEPGFGFGLGLERLVLMIQKQEIEIPQVNELDVYIVGIGEDTNLETLKLVQAIRAAGYSADRDYMGRKIKAQFRTASRYDAKMVITIGDNELEAQSAKLKVMASGKEVTVPFTEIYNSFEQVFTKNTSDMTAIEEFFGKE, encoded by the coding sequence ATGATCCAAAAACCAAAAGGAACCGCTGATATTTATTTAGAAAATATGGATATTTGGCACTACATTGAAGAAACAGCCCGTATTCTCATGCATGACTATCGATTTACTGAAATTCGTACGCCTATGTTTGAAAGCTATGACCTATTTTCAAGAAGTGTCGGTGATACCAGTGATATCGTTTCAAAAGAAATGTATGTCTTTGAAGATAAAGGGAACCGCCAAATGGCTCTAAAACCTGAAGGAACCGCTCCAATTGTTCGTGCTTATGTAGAAAACAAACTCTTTGGACCCGAATTTCCTAAACCACTTAAGCTCTACTATATGAGTCCAATGTTTCGCTATGAACGTCCCCAAAGTGGTCGTAGTCGCCAATTCCACCAGCTAGGTGTTGAAGTCATCGGTAGTACGAACCCAGCTGTGGATGTAGAAACAATGGCTCTCGCTTGGGATTTATTGCAAGAAATTGGTATTACTGATATTAAGTTAGTCATTAACTCTCTAGGACGTAAGGAAGAACGGATTAAATTCCGTGAAGCACTTATTGCTTTTTTAGAACCGCATTTTGATGATTTAAGTGAAGATTCTAAAATACGTCTCCACCAAAATCCTTTACGTGTTCTAGATAGTAAAGACCGAAAAGATCAAGAAATTGTCAAAGGGGCACCAAGTATTTTCGACTTTTTATCACAGGAGTCAAAAAAACATTTTGAAACTGTTCAAACAATGCTCAAGGAACTAGCTATTCCATTTGAAATTGATTCAAACATGGTGCGTGGATTGGATTACTATCAAGATACTATTTTCGAAATTATGACAACGTCTAAAGTATTTGGTTCTGAAACGACTATTTGTGGGGGTGGTCGTTATGATGGTCTAATCCAAGAAATTGGTGGTCCTGACGAGCCAGGTTTTGGCTTTGGGTTAGGACTTGAAAGATTAGTTCTTATGATTCAAAAGCAAGAAATTGAAATACCTCAAGTTAATGAATTGGATGTTTATATTGTAGGTATTGGTGAAGATACCAATCTGGAAACTTTGAAACTCGTTCAAGCAATTCGCGCAGCGGGCTATTCTGCTGATCGCGATTACATGGGTCGGAAAATAAAAGCGCAATTCCGGACTGCTTCACGTTATGACGCTAAAATGGTCATCACAATCGGAGATAATGAGCTTGAAGCGCAATCGGCAAAATTAAAAGTAATGGCGAGTGGAAAAGAAGTAACGGTTCCATTTACAGAAATTTATAATAGTTTCGAGCAAGTATTTACAAAAAATACAAGTGATATGACAGCAATTGAAGAATTTTTTGGTAAAGAGTAA
- the aspS gene encoding aspartate--tRNA ligase codes for MEKRTQYCGLITEEYIGQEVVVKGWVNRRRDLGGLIFVHLRDREGIVQIVFNQEKNPELFELAENLRHEYVIEAKGMVVKREANQINPNIKTGTVEIEVSQAAILAKSKTPPFTIGDDQAVADELRMKYRYLDLRKEKMVQNLKLRHQTTRAIRNFLDETDFMDVETPYLTKSTPEGARDYVVPSRVYPGTFYALPQSPQLFKQLLMGAGIDRYYQIVRCFRDEDLRGDRQPEFTQVDLETSFMSAEEIQSLTEAMMKRVVKETLNRDIKTPFLRMTYDEAMNRYGSDKPDTRFGLELIDLQAFAEETDFNVFKQALANGGQVKGLNLKGKAADFSRKDMDGLTDYIKKYGAKGLAWVKVTEDGLNGSVAKFFANDKEKLVQAMDAEPGDLLMFVADKKEVVAQSLGELRLKFGRDFNLIDQNQLNFLWVVDWPLLEYDEDLKRHVALHHPFTRPKEEDIALMTEDPSKVRAQAYDIVLNGYEIGGGSLRINTRDVQEKMFDALGFSPEEAKEQFGFLLDAFDYGFPPHGGLALGLDRLVMILAGEDNIREVIAFPKNGKAYDPMTKAPSEVSDQQLQELNLRLTVED; via the coding sequence ATGGAGAAAAGAACACAATATTGTGGTTTAATAACAGAAGAATATATCGGGCAAGAGGTTGTAGTAAAGGGTTGGGTAAACCGCCGGCGTGATCTAGGTGGACTAATTTTCGTCCATTTGCGAGACCGAGAAGGTATTGTGCAAATTGTCTTCAATCAAGAAAAAAATCCTGAACTATTTGAATTAGCAGAAAACTTGCGTCACGAATATGTTATTGAGGCAAAAGGAATGGTCGTCAAACGCGAAGCAAACCAAATCAACCCCAATATAAAAACCGGTACGGTTGAAATAGAAGTTTCACAAGCGGCTATTTTAGCAAAATCAAAAACACCTCCTTTCACAATTGGAGACGATCAGGCAGTGGCCGACGAACTACGTATGAAATATCGCTACCTAGATTTACGTAAAGAAAAAATGGTCCAAAATTTGAAGTTGCGTCACCAAACAACACGTGCGATTCGAAATTTTTTGGACGAAACAGATTTTATGGACGTAGAAACCCCCTATTTAACCAAATCGACACCAGAAGGAGCTCGAGATTATGTGGTTCCTTCACGTGTTTATCCAGGAACTTTCTACGCTTTACCGCAATCACCCCAATTGTTTAAACAATTATTAATGGGGGCGGGTATTGACCGCTACTATCAAATTGTTCGTTGTTTCCGCGATGAAGATCTACGTGGCGACCGTCAACCTGAATTTACACAAGTCGATCTTGAAACCAGTTTTATGTCTGCTGAAGAGATTCAAAGTTTAACAGAAGCGATGATGAAGCGTGTCGTTAAAGAAACTTTAAACCGGGATATTAAAACACCTTTCTTACGTATGACATATGACGAGGCAATGAATCGTTACGGTTCTGATAAACCTGATACTCGTTTTGGACTAGAATTAATTGATTTACAAGCTTTTGCTGAAGAAACTGACTTCAACGTTTTCAAACAAGCTCTTGCAAATGGCGGGCAAGTAAAAGGGTTGAATTTGAAAGGAAAAGCAGCTGATTTCTCACGTAAAGATATGGATGGTTTAACGGACTATATTAAGAAATATGGAGCTAAAGGATTAGCTTGGGTAAAAGTGACTGAAGACGGATTAAATGGTTCGGTTGCTAAGTTCTTTGCGAATGACAAAGAAAAATTGGTTCAAGCCATGGATGCAGAACCAGGAGATTTATTAATGTTTGTAGCAGATAAGAAAGAGGTTGTCGCACAGTCATTAGGAGAATTACGTCTAAAGTTTGGTCGTGATTTCAATCTGATTGACCAAAATCAATTAAATTTCTTATGGGTTGTTGATTGGCCGTTACTAGAATATGATGAAGATTTAAAACGTCATGTGGCGCTACACCATCCATTTACACGACCAAAAGAAGAAGATATCGCTCTTATGACAGAAGACCCTAGCAAAGTTCGTGCGCAAGCCTACGACATTGTTTTAAATGGCTATGAAATTGGTGGTGGTTCTTTAAGAATTAACACACGTGACGTACAAGAGAAAATGTTCGATGCGCTTGGGTTCAGCCCTGAAGAAGCCAAAGAACAGTTTGGATTCCTTCTTGATGCGTTTGATTATGGCTTTCCACCACATGGTGGTTTAGCACTGGGCTTAGATCGCTTGGTCATGATTCTTGCCGGTGAGGACAATATTCGTGAAGTAATTGCCTTCCCTAAAAATGGAAAAGCCTATGATCCAATGACAAAAGCACCATCAGAAGTAAGTGACCAACAGTTACAAGAATTAAACTTACGCTTGACTGTAGAAGACTAG
- a CDS encoding IS30 family transposase: MSYTHFTIAERSKIETLRDLGFSIRRIARILGRAPSSVSRELNRNPYYQCDQAQERYKQKKTNCGAKSKLTSEIKEKVQEKLTLTWSPEQIVGRLFQGKISFKTIYRWLYYGLLQVLLSVLRQKGKRQKPKETRGRFNIGTSISKRPKDIKKRTTFGHWELDTVVSGRGQAKGCVATFLERKSRWYLAIKIPNRSASSMEGAIRKLTTLFPETAFQSFTTDRGKEFSCYPVIEEDLSIPVYFADPYSSWQRGSNENSNGLLREFFPKRTNFDYVEQEELQKALYLIKNRPRKCLGYRTPHEVFMEEVLHLI; the protein is encoded by the coding sequence ATGAGCTACACTCATTTTACCATAGCCGAACGCTCAAAAATAGAAACGCTTCGTGATCTAGGTTTTTCGATCCGCCGGATCGCTCGAATCCTTGGTCGTGCCCCTTCTTCTGTTTCACGGGAACTGAACAGGAACCCATATTATCAGTGTGATCAGGCACAGGAACGCTATAAACAAAAGAAAACGAACTGTGGAGCAAAATCAAAGTTGACTTCTGAAATCAAAGAAAAGGTTCAGGAAAAACTAACTCTTACCTGGTCTCCAGAACAAATTGTAGGCCGGCTATTTCAAGGGAAAATTTCTTTCAAAACAATCTATCGCTGGCTCTATTACGGTCTCTTACAAGTTCTATTGTCCGTTCTGAGACAAAAAGGCAAACGACAGAAACCAAAAGAAACCAGAGGAAGATTCAATATCGGAACCTCTATTTCAAAACGACCAAAAGACATCAAGAAGCGAACGACCTTCGGTCACTGGGAGCTGGACACCGTCGTATCAGGACGCGGACAGGCAAAAGGTTGCGTTGCTACTTTCCTAGAGAGGAAAAGCCGCTGGTACCTCGCCATCAAAATACCCAACCGTTCCGCTTCCTCAATGGAAGGGGCTATACGAAAACTGACTACGCTTTTTCCTGAAACTGCCTTCCAAAGTTTTACGACAGACAGAGGAAAGGAATTCAGCTGTTATCCTGTCATTGAAGAAGACTTAAGCATCCCTGTTTATTTCGCAGATCCTTATTCTTCTTGGCAACGAGGAAGCAATGAAAACAGTAATGGACTCCTGAGGGAGTTCTTTCCGAAGAGAACCAACTTTGATTATGTGGAACAGGAAGAACTTCAAAAAGCTTTGTACCTGATTAAAAATAGACCAAGAAAATGTCTTGGCTACCGAACGCCTCACGAGGTCTTTATGGAAGAGGTGTTGCACTTAATTTGA
- a CDS encoding deoxyribonuclease IV has product MLKIGSHVSMSGKKMLLGAAEEAASYGATTFMIYTGAPQNTRRKPIEEMNILKGREYMEQNGLLELIVHAPYIINLGNTTKANQFGFATEFLYEEIQRAQALGAKQITMHPGAHVGAGPDKGIVQIIKGLNEVLETKQTAHIALETMAGKGTEIGRSFEELAAIISGVTHNEKLSVTLDTCHIHDAGYLVKEDFDGVLDEFDRVIGLDRLQVIHVNDSKNPIGAKKDRHANIDQGYIGFETLNKIVHHPQLVGLPKILETPYVGEDNKNKKPLYKYEIAMFRARELNENLLHDILNQSFLS; this is encoded by the coding sequence ATGTTAAAAATTGGCTCGCATGTATCGATGAGTGGAAAGAAAATGCTCTTAGGAGCGGCAGAAGAAGCAGCGTCATATGGCGCAACAACGTTTATGATTTATACAGGTGCTCCTCAAAATACGAGACGCAAACCAATTGAGGAAATGAATATTCTCAAAGGCAGAGAATACATGGAGCAAAATGGATTACTTGAATTGATTGTCCATGCACCTTACATCATAAACTTGGGTAATACCACTAAGGCAAATCAGTTTGGGTTTGCAACAGAATTCTTATATGAAGAAATTCAACGTGCACAAGCGCTTGGAGCAAAACAAATCACTATGCATCCGGGTGCGCATGTCGGAGCTGGACCAGATAAAGGGATTGTGCAAATCATTAAAGGGTTGAATGAGGTTTTAGAAACAAAACAAACTGCTCACATTGCCCTTGAAACGATGGCTGGAAAAGGAACTGAAATTGGTCGTTCTTTTGAAGAGTTAGCAGCTATTATATCAGGCGTTACCCATAATGAAAAGTTATCGGTAACTCTAGATACCTGTCACATCCATGATGCCGGCTATCTGGTTAAAGAAGATTTTGACGGCGTATTAGATGAGTTTGATAGAGTTATTGGATTGGATCGTTTACAAGTCATACACGTTAATGATTCAAAAAATCCAATAGGAGCAAAAAAAGATCGCCATGCCAATATTGATCAAGGATATATCGGTTTTGAAACACTTAATAAAATAGTCCACCATCCACAATTAGTTGGTTTACCAAAAATATTGGAAACACCTTATGTGGGGGAGGACAATAAAAATAAAAAGCCACTATACAAATATGAAATTGCTATGTTTAGAGCAAGAGAGTTGAATGAGAACCTATTACATGATATCTTAAATCAGTCTTTCCTCAGCTAA
- a CDS encoding pyruvate, water dikinase regulatory protein: MTDKTIHFFIISDSIGETARKVLQAVLAQFPGIEPIIEIHPFIRTKEELVPILNDAKQVKAVIIHTLVLEDLSRYTKDFCDSKQLLCYDILKEIVADLTHLTKEEPTKRAGSLHRLDDEYFNRISAIEFAVRYDDGKDPKGLLEADLVLIGISRTSKTPLSMFLANKNVKVANLPLLPEAQIPDELWQVDPKKIVGLTNDVDTLASFRRERMLSYGMPVETPYTNRKRIKAEVDYALDLYEKIGCSIINVAQRSIEETAEIIIQNVLAEERLI, from the coding sequence ATGACTGACAAAACAATTCATTTTTTTATAATTTCTGATTCAATTGGGGAAACAGCTCGAAAGGTTTTACAAGCTGTTTTGGCTCAATTCCCAGGAATAGAACCTATAATAGAAATTCATCCTTTTATTCGTACTAAGGAAGAATTAGTTCCCATCTTAAATGATGCTAAACAAGTAAAAGCGGTTATCATTCACACGTTGGTTTTAGAAGATTTAAGTCGCTATACAAAAGATTTTTGTGATTCAAAGCAACTGTTATGTTACGACATTTTAAAAGAAATTGTAGCAGATTTAACCCATTTGACAAAAGAAGAGCCAACTAAACGTGCCGGTAGTCTTCACCGTTTAGATGATGAGTATTTTAATCGCATTAGTGCTATTGAATTTGCAGTACGCTATGACGATGGCAAGGATCCAAAAGGCTTATTAGAAGCGGATCTTGTTTTAATTGGTATTTCTCGCACCTCTAAGACACCGCTCTCTATGTTTTTAGCTAACAAAAATGTCAAAGTGGCTAACTTACCACTTTTACCTGAAGCGCAAATACCTGATGAGCTATGGCAAGTCGATCCTAAAAAAATAGTTGGTTTGACTAACGATGTGGATACTCTAGCGAGTTTTCGGCGTGAAAGAATGTTATCTTACGGTATGCCAGTTGAAACACCTTATACAAACCGCAAACGGATTAAAGCTGAAGTCGACTATGCCCTTGATTTATATGAAAAAATTGGCTGTTCAATTATAAATGTTGCGCAAAGATCCATCGAAGAAACAGCTGAAATCATTATACAAAATGTTTTAGCTGAGGAAAGACTGATTTAA
- a CDS encoding Fur family transcriptional regulator codes for MNKLIEESLERMKENGLKHTKKREDLIRLFSKEDRYLTAKTVQQMLKKIYPSISFDTVYRNLYAFEDIGILETTELNNEKMFRMTCLNDHHHHHHFICEQCGRTTQLEMCPMDFFKQQLGNAQLNSHRFEIFGICSKCLEKQNKLD; via the coding sequence ATGAATAAGCTTATTGAAGAATCATTAGAGAGAATGAAGGAAAATGGTTTAAAACATACTAAAAAACGGGAAGATTTAATTCGCCTTTTTTCTAAAGAAGACCGTTATCTAACAGCCAAAACAGTGCAACAGATGTTAAAGAAAATTTATCCTTCTATTAGTTTTGATACTGTTTATCGTAATTTATACGCTTTTGAAGATATCGGTATTCTTGAAACGACAGAGCTAAACAATGAAAAAATGTTTCGAATGACCTGTTTGAATGATCACCATCACCATCATCATTTTATTTGTGAACAATGTGGACGAACAACACAGCTCGAAATGTGTCCAATGGATTTTTTCAAACAACAGCTCGGGAATGCTCAATTAAATTCACATCGTTTTGAAATTTTTGGTATTTGCAGCAAGTGTTTAGAAAAACAAAATAAATTAGATTAG
- the rpsU gene encoding 30S ribosomal protein S21, translated as MSKTTVRKNESIDDALRRFKRTVSKTGTLQEARKREYYEKPSIKRKKKSEAARKRKF; from the coding sequence ATGTCAAAAACAACTGTTCGTAAGAACGAATCTATTGACGATGCTCTTCGTCGCTTTAAACGTACTGTTTCCAAAACTGGTACTCTTCAAGAAGCACGTAAACGGGAATATTATGAAAAACCAAGTATAAAACGTAAGAAGAAATCTGAGGCAGCTAGAAAACGTAAATTCTAA
- a CDS encoding PhoH family protein, translated as MTENEHFPVTIDFEIDDASALPQLLGSQDKNIQLLEETLEIIINIRGSKIEIKGSQENVKIAESLIRQVIALIQKGITISQSDIISATQMASRGNLNFFTDLYDEEIGKTYTGKTIRAKNIGQKIYYDAVKKSDIVFGIGPAGTGKTFLAVVMAVQALKAGHVQKIILTRPAVEAGEHLGFLPGDLKEKVDPYLRPIYDALYAVYGMEHTLRLMERGVIEIAPLAYMRGRTLGDAFVILDEAQNTTIAQMKMFLTRLGFGSKMIINGDKTQIDLPKGVRSGLIDAEDKLKGVSGVSFVSFDAHDVVRHPVVSRIIQAYDQKEKGL; from the coding sequence TTGACTGAAAATGAACACTTTCCAGTAACGATTGACTTTGAAATAGATGATGCGAGTGCCTTACCTCAACTATTAGGGTCTCAAGATAAAAACATTCAGTTACTAGAAGAGACATTAGAAATTATTATTAACATTAGAGGTAGTAAAATTGAAATAAAAGGAAGCCAAGAAAATGTAAAGATTGCGGAATCGCTTATTAGACAAGTAATTGCTCTGATTCAAAAAGGAATTACAATCTCACAAAGTGATATTATTAGTGCAACACAAATGGCTAGCCGCGGAAATTTAAACTTTTTTACTGACTTATATGACGAAGAAATCGGCAAGACTTATACGGGTAAAACGATACGAGCAAAAAATATTGGTCAAAAAATCTATTATGATGCGGTCAAAAAAAGTGATATTGTCTTTGGTATTGGACCAGCCGGTACAGGGAAGACTTTTTTAGCAGTAGTCATGGCTGTTCAAGCATTAAAAGCAGGTCATGTGCAAAAAATTATTTTAACCCGTCCAGCAGTGGAAGCTGGTGAACACTTAGGTTTTCTACCTGGAGACCTAAAAGAAAAAGTGGATCCATATTTAAGACCTATCTATGATGCGCTATACGCAGTTTACGGAATGGAACATACGCTTCGACTGATGGAAAGAGGAGTCATTGAAATTGCGCCTTTAGCCTATATGCGTGGACGAACACTTGGAGATGCGTTTGTTATCTTAGATGAAGCACAAAACACAACGATCGCTCAAATGAAAATGTTTCTGACACGGCTTGGATTTGGTTCTAAAATGATTATTAATGGTGATAAAACCCAGATTGACTTACCAAAAGGGGTCCGTTCTGGGCTAATTGACGCAGAAGACAAACTGAAAGGCGTATCTGGCGTTTCCTTTGTTAGCTTTGATGCCCACGATGTGGTCCGTCACCCAGTTGTATCGCGTATTATCCAAGCATATGATCAGAAAGAAAAGGGATTGTAA
- the ybeY gene encoding rRNA maturation RNase YbeY has translation MVIDMFDETELVAPAHLKLVEEIVTFASTFLDLPEKSEMSITFVSDARIQEINREFRHKDQATDVISFALNDETNDDFPINLKSLSVDFPYNLGDIIISVDKTAEQAERYGHSFERELGFLALHGFLHLNGYDHMNAEDEKEMFGLQKEILDAYGLKRES, from the coding sequence ATTGTTATTGATATGTTTGATGAGACAGAATTGGTAGCACCCGCACATTTAAAACTTGTTGAAGAGATAGTGACCTTTGCTTCTACTTTTTTGGACTTACCAGAAAAGTCAGAAATGTCAATTACCTTTGTTAGTGACGCTCGAATACAAGAGATTAATAGGGAGTTTCGCCATAAGGATCAAGCTACTGATGTCATTAGTTTTGCTCTTAATGATGAAACAAATGATGATTTTCCTATCAACTTGAAATCTTTGAGTGTTGATTTTCCTTATAATCTTGGTGATATCATTATATCTGTAGACAAAACAGCAGAACAAGCAGAACGGTATGGTCATAGTTTTGAAAGAGAACTAGGTTTTTTGGCCTTACATGGTTTTTTGCATTTAAATGGATACGATCATATGAACGCAGAAGATGAAAAAGAAATGTTTGGTCTGCAGAAAGAGATACTAGATGCATATGGACTCAAAAGAGAATCGTAA
- a CDS encoding diacylglycerol kinase family protein — protein sequence MDSKENRKKYRHDSWKNKRFFDSAKHAWEGVTTIWREERNLRNHFGLGIFPILAGLLLGISKVEWMIIVLCIFLVVIMEFLNTIIETVVDMVTDYNYHPLAKKAKDIAAGAVLVTAVFTLVIASIIFIPRIVEILF from the coding sequence ATGGACTCAAAAGAGAATCGTAAAAAATATAGACATGACAGTTGGAAAAACAAACGCTTTTTTGACTCCGCTAAGCATGCTTGGGAAGGTGTAACTACTATTTGGCGAGAAGAGCGAAATTTGCGGAATCATTTTGGTTTAGGTATTTTTCCTATCCTAGCAGGTCTGTTGCTAGGTATTAGTAAAGTTGAGTGGATGATTATTGTTTTATGTATTTTCTTGGTTGTCATTATGGAATTTTTAAATACCATCATTGAAACGGTTGTGGATATGGTGACTGATTATAATTACCATCCACTCGCTAAAAAAGCCAAAGATATAGCAGCGGGAGCTGTTCTCGTAACAGCAGTATTCACGCTTGTAATTGCCAGCATTATTTTCATACCACGAATTGTTGAAATTCTATTTTAA
- the era gene encoding GTPase Era codes for MKQNEPFKSGFISIIGRPNVGKSTLLNHVVGQKIAIMSDTPQTTRNKIQGVITTDSAQMVFIDTPGIHKPKHRLNDFMLKSAYSTFNQVDIILFMVNAEEKRGGGDDFIMERIANIKTPKFLIINKIDRVSKEKLLNIITDYTSKQEFDEVVPISAIDGNNVDALLKTIQTYLPEGPQYYPADQVTDHPEYFIVSEFIREKVLQLTRDEIPHSVAVVVDSMQRNEDDKIHVYATIIVDRPSQKGIIIGKGGKLLKEIGIRARRDIETMLGDKIFLELWVKVQKDWRDKQTHLQDYGYRQKDYE; via the coding sequence ATGAAACAAAATGAACCGTTTAAATCGGGTTTTATCTCTATTATAGGGAGACCTAACGTTGGGAAATCAACCTTATTAAATCATGTAGTAGGTCAAAAAATTGCGATTATGAGTGATACACCCCAAACAACTCGTAATAAAATACAAGGTGTCATTACCACGGACAGTGCACAAATGGTTTTTATAGATACCCCAGGGATTCATAAACCTAAGCACCGTTTAAATGATTTTATGCTAAAGAGCGCTTACAGTACGTTCAATCAAGTAGACATTATTCTTTTCATGGTCAATGCAGAAGAAAAACGTGGTGGCGGGGATGACTTTATTATGGAACGTATCGCTAACATCAAAACACCTAAGTTCTTAATTATTAACAAAATTGACCGCGTCTCTAAAGAAAAACTTCTAAATATTATTACCGATTACACATCTAAACAAGAATTTGACGAAGTTGTTCCCATCTCTGCTATTGATGGAAATAATGTAGATGCCTTATTGAAGACCATACAAACTTATTTACCAGAAGGACCACAATACTACCCAGCCGATCAAGTAACCGATCATCCAGAATATTTTATTGTTTCAGAATTTATCAGAGAAAAAGTTCTGCAATTAACACGTGATGAAATCCCCCATTCAGTGGCTGTAGTGGTGGACTCAATGCAACGTAACGAAGATGATAAAATACATGTTTATGCAACGATTATAGTAGATCGTCCAAGTCAAAAGGGAATTATTATTGGTAAAGGCGGTAAACTTTTAAAAGAAATTGGTATACGTGCGCGTCGTGACATTGAAACGATGTTAGGCGATAAAATTTTCTTGGAATTATGGGTAAAAGTACAGAAAGATTGGCGAGACAAACAAACACATTTACAAGACTATGGGTACCGTCAAAAAGACTATGAGTAA
- the recO gene encoding DNA repair protein RecO, producing the protein MSKKQNQTFDAIVISVRKHKEKDALVKLFTQEHGKRMFFVRSYFKSNHALKTALLPFSYSTFTGSIQDQGLCFLQDYKASKNFRLIHEDVYRNAYATYLANLSDAAIEDGIKDEKLFQLLLQSYESIDKGLDAEIIVNIFEMHLLRYFGVHPQLDACRICGSKKEPFDFSARFSGVLCTNHFHEDPHRLHINPAAIYFSRMFLSLIPEQVSEISIRKENKQAIREFIDFLYDEYVGIRLKSKTYIDQMYAWEETLQIVVKDKKDKDA; encoded by the coding sequence ATGAGTAAAAAACAGAACCAAACTTTCGATGCTATTGTTATTTCAGTTCGAAAACATAAAGAAAAAGATGCCTTGGTCAAATTATTTACACAGGAACACGGGAAACGAATGTTTTTTGTGAGAAGTTACTTTAAATCGAATCACGCCTTAAAAACGGCTCTGTTGCCATTTTCTTACTCTACTTTTACAGGTAGTATCCAAGACCAAGGGCTCTGCTTTTTACAAGATTACAAAGCAAGTAAGAACTTTCGCTTAATCCACGAGGATGTTTATCGCAATGCTTATGCCACTTATTTAGCTAACTTGAGTGATGCTGCCATTGAAGATGGCATAAAAGACGAAAAACTCTTCCAACTTTTACTCCAGAGTTACGAATCAATCGATAAGGGCTTAGATGCAGAGATTATTGTCAATATATTCGAAATGCATCTGCTACGTTATTTTGGTGTGCATCCGCAATTAGATGCATGTCGTATTTGTGGTAGCAAAAAAGAACCATTTGACTTTTCAGCACGTTTCTCAGGGGTTTTGTGTACCAATCATTTCCATGAAGATCCCCATCGCTTACACATTAATCCGGCAGCTATATACTTTAGTCGGATGTTTTTGAGTTTGATTCCCGAACAAGTTTCAGAAATTTCAATTCGAAAAGAAAATAAACAAGCCATACGTGAATTTATTGACTTTCTTTACGATGAGTATGTAGGTATTCGATTGAAGAGTAAGACCTATATCGACCAGATGTATGCTTGGGAAGAAACGTTACAAATCGTTGTGAAAGATAAAAAAGATAAAGACGCATGA